Sequence from the Anaerolineae bacterium genome:
ACTTGATCGGGGCCTTGTTCTCCAGCTTGGGTATCATCCTCTTCCTGCTCATCATCGTTCTGACCTCGGCGGTCAAGGTCGTCCAGGAGTACGAGCGTGGGGTCATCTTTCGTCTTGGCCGCCTAGTGGGCGCCAAGGGCCCTGGTCTGTTCTTCATCGTGCCCATCGCCGACCGCATGGTGAAGATAGACCTGCGCGTGGTGACGCTGGATATCCCCTCCCAGGAGGCCATCACCCGCGACAACGTCACCGTGAAGGTCAATGCCGTGGCCTACTTCCGCGTGGTTGACCCCGAAGACGCTGTGACCAAAGTCGAGGACTATCGCCGTGCCACCTGGCAGATCGCCCAGACCACCTTGCGTAGCGTCCTGGGGCAATCGGAGCTGGACGAGCTGCTGGCACACCGGGACGAGATCAACCAGAAGCTGCAGCGGATCATTGACGAGCAGACCGAGCCCTGGGGGATCAAGGTGAGCGTGGTCGAAGTGAAGGACGTGGAACTGCCTCAGTCGCTCCAGCGCGCCATGGCCGCCCAGGCTGAGGCCGAGCGCGAGCGGCGAGCCAAGATCATCCACGCCGAGGGCGAGTTCCAGGCCTCGCAACAACTCTCGGCAGCCGCACGCGTCATGGCCGAGCATCCCGAAGCGATCCAGCTCCGTTATCTGCAGACTCTCACCGAGATCGCGGTGGAGAAGAACAGCACCATCCTGTTCCCTTTGCCCATAGACCTCCTCTCCGCCTTCATGAAGCGACTGGAAAGCCCCACGCCCCGGTTCACTCCTGTGAGCGCTGAAGATGAAGACGACACCACCGGGCTGAGGAGCGTCTAGCTCTGGAGCACGCCGGCTGCCTGCCCCCACCCCTTATGACCTCGGAGCCCGGGTCCTTCGCTCGGGCCACCATCGAGGAACGCAAGCCAGCCATCGTAGCCGAAGTGCTGGCTCTCTCGCCTAAGCGGGAAGTGATTCGGCACGCACTCCAGGCCCTGGTGGAGGAGATACGGCACCTGCCCATCTCGCCCCCACCTCCTGGCGTTCCCCTCCATGCGGAGTGGGTCGCCCATTACGGCCTCTGGGAAGGGAGCACCTGGCTGGAGTTGCCCTGGTACTTCGCCGAGGCCTACTTCTACCTCCGGCTGCTGTCCGCCATCGGCTACTTCGCCGGCCTGCATCCCGATCCCTTTGCCCGGCAGAAGGCGTCGCTGCTGGCCCAGAGCGGACCCGTGGTGGCCTCCATGGCCCGAATCGAGAGGGCCGTCGGCGATCTGCCCCCGGCAGAGGCTTTCACCCTGCTGGCCCGGCGTAGCCTGTGGGGCAACCGCACCGACCTGAGCAACGTGGCCGTGACCGAGCGCCACCGTGGCGATCCAACCCACTCGGATCAGCCACCCCCAGTGGTGGACGATTGCCGATCGGCCTACGAGGATCTGTTGCGGGCACCGGAAGCGGAGGTGGTCTTCCTGTGCGACAACGCCGGCCCGGAGCTAGTGTGCGACCTTCACTTGGCAGCCTGGCTCCTCGATCACGCGGCGGAGCGAGTGGCGCTGGAGGTGAAGCCTCAGCCCTTCTTCGTCTCCGACGCCATGGCCAGAGAGGTAGACGCCACCATCGCCTACCTACAGGGGTGCGACGACCCCGCAGTGCAGGGGGTAGGAGATCGGCTCAAAGATGCTCGAAGCCGGGGCACCCTCTCGGTGCGGGATCACCCGTTCTGGTGCGGGCCCGACCACTACGACTCGCTCCCCCAGGACTTGTGGGATCGGCTGAGCCGGGCGGCCCTGGTCATCTCCAAGGGCGACGTCAACTACCGCCGGTTCCTTCGAGATAGGCACTGGCCCTTCGACACCCCCATCGAGAGGGCACTGCCGCCCTTCCCCGCCCCCGTCTTGCTGCTGCGTACCTTCAAGGGCGAGCTGGCGGCCGGGCTGAGCCGGGAGGCGGTCGAGCAGCTCTCACGTGCCGACC
This genomic interval carries:
- a CDS encoding slipin family protein: MLPDLIGALFSSLGIILFLLIIVLTSAVKVVQEYERGVIFRLGRLVGAKGPGLFFIVPIADRMVKIDLRVVTLDIPSQEAITRDNVTVKVNAVAYFRVVDPEDAVTKVEDYRRATWQIAQTTLRSVLGQSELDELLAHRDEINQKLQRIIDEQTEPWGIKVSVVEVKDVELPQSLQRAMAAQAEAERERRAKIIHAEGEFQASQQLSAAARVMAEHPEAIQLRYLQTLTEIAVEKNSTILFPLPIDLLSAFMKRLESPTPRFTPVSAEDEDDTTGLRSV
- a CDS encoding protein-glutamate O-methyltransferase family protein — its product is MTSEPGSFARATIEERKPAIVAEVLALSPKREVIRHALQALVEEIRHLPISPPPPGVPLHAEWVAHYGLWEGSTWLELPWYFAEAYFYLRLLSAIGYFAGLHPDPFARQKASLLAQSGPVVASMARIERAVGDLPPAEAFTLLARRSLWGNRTDLSNVAVTERHRGDPTHSDQPPPVVDDCRSAYEDLLRAPEAEVVFLCDNAGPELVCDLHLAAWLLDHAAERVALEVKPQPFFVSDAMAREVDATIAYLQGCDDPAVQGVGDRLKDARSRGTLSVRDHPFWCGPDHYDSLPQDLWDRLSRAALVISKGDVNYRRFLRDRHWPFDTPIERALPPFPAPVLLLRTFKGELAAGLSREAVEQLSRADPDWLVSGRQGVAQYRAQARAGRDGATASRPTGGT